The window GGGCGAACTCGCGAAGGACGGCATTGCGGTTAACGCGCTTTGGCCGCGCACGACGATTGCCACGGCAGCGGTGAAGAACGTTATCGGCGAGAAGCTTATTTCGATGAGCCGCAAGCCCGAAATTCTAGCCGATGCGGCGCATCTTGCCTTCCGGCAACCCGCGAAGAGCTTTACGGGGAACTTTCTGATCGACGACACCTTTCTTTACACGAAGGGAGGGGTTACCGATTTCGATCAGTATCGGCTTGACTCGTCGGTGCCGCTCGCGCCGGATTTCTTCGTTCCAGTCAATGATAAGCCGCCGCCTGGAGTTCAGATCGCGCGCTTGGCGGAACTGGCATAGGACAGGTTGAAAACATGGTGCAGACATTGCACGTTACGCGCTGAGATATGACGACCGCTCTCATCACGCATCCCGCATTTGTTGGTCACGATACCGGTGCCGGGCATCCGGAACGTCCCAGTCGAATGGCTGCGATCGATAAGGCTTTTTCGGAACCGGCCTTTGCCAATCTTCAGCGGCACAGCGCGCCGTTGCGTGATGACGATGCGATTTATATCGCCAAAGCTCACCGGCCCGAGCATCTCGACGAAATCCGCACATTCGCAGAACATCTTTCCAGTACGCACAAGTTCATTGACGGCGATACCGTGATGTCGGCGGGCTCATGGGAGGCCGCGCGACGTGCGGTCGGCGCGGCGCTGGATGGTGTCGATCTTGTCATGACAGGCGGCGTGCAGAATGTGTTCTGCCAAGTGCGGCCGCCCGGTCATCACGCGGAAAGCAATCGCGCGATGGGGTTTTGTTTTTTCAACAACGTTGCGATCGCTGCGCACTACGCGCGCTCGAAGTATGGCGCCGAGCGTGTGGCCGTCGTCGATTTCGATGTGCATCACGGCAACGGAACGCAACAGATTTTCTGGAACGACAAAGATCTGTTTTATGGCTCGACGCATCAGATGCCGCTCTTTCCGGGAACTGGCGCGACGCGCGAGGCGGGCGTTGGCAATGTCTTCAATGCGCCGCTGCGGGCGGGGGATGGGCGCGAACCTTTCGAGGCCGCGGTTCGGGAGCGGATTCTAGCGCCACTTCATGATTTTGCTCCGGACCTGCTCTTAATTTCTGCCGGATTCGACGCGCACCGCCGCGATCCCCTGGGGGGATTGCAGCTCGTTGAAGAGGATTTTCGGTGGGTTACGGACGTTTTGGCCGAGACGGCGCGGCGGCACGCAAAGGGGCGAATTGTATCGATGCTCGAGGGAGGGTATGACCTCGACGGGCTCGCGCATTCGGCGGCGGCGCATGTCAGCGCGCTGATCGAGGCAGGCGGGTGATCGACCCCGCATTTTTCTAAGCAGGATACTATGACCACGGCAAAGACATCGCCTAATGCGTTCGCGGACATCCAGGACATGACGTTCGAGCGGGCGTTGAAGGAGCTTGAGAGCATTGTCGGCAAGCTCGAGCGTGGCGACGTGGAGCTGGAGGAAAGCATCGCGATTTATGAGCGCGGTGAAGCTCTCAGAAATCATTGCGATCGGTTGCTCAAGGCCGCCGAAGCAAGGGTCGAGAAATTGACGCTCGGGCCGGATGGGGCGCCCAAGGGCGCGACACCGCTGGACGGAGACGACGGCGCGCCATTCTGACCGCACCGCTCCAAAGCGCGCCACTTTTCGCGGCCATAAACCGATCTGACCATAGCGTGAGACCAGCAGCGCGGTTCGGCCCTCTTCAGCCCGCGCGCAATACGGGCTATGGAGGGCACTAGATTTCCGTCGTGGACGCTGTGCTGCCGACGTCCTGGATAGCGCAAGGTTAATCGTGAGCCAGACACCTTTACTCGATCGTATCAAGACGCCCCATGAGCTGCGTGAACTCGGCGAAGCAGATTTGCCGAAACTCGCGGAGGAATTGCGCGCGGAGATGATCGATGCCGTGTCGGTCACGGGCGGGCATCTCGGTGCGGGCCTTGGCGTGATCGAACTGACGGTCGCTTTGCATTGGGTGTTCAATACGCCCGATGACCGGCTGATTTGGGATGTCGGCCATCAGGCGTATCCGCATAAGATTTTGACGGGTCGACGCGATCGTATTCGCACGCTGCGGCAGCCAGACGGTCTGTGCGGTTTCACGAAGCGCGACGAGAGTCCGTATGATCCCTTCGGCGCGGGGCATTCGTCGACGTCGATTTCAGCGGCGCTCGGTATGGCCGTTGCGCGCGATCTCAACAACGGCACCAACAACGTCATTGCCGTTATCGGCGATGGTGCGATGAGCGCGGGCATGGCGTACGAAGCCATGAACAACGCGGGGGCGCGCAACGAGCGGTTGATCGTCGTTCTCAATGATAACGACATGTCGATTGCGCCGCCGACGGGGGCGTTGTCGGCGTATCTCGCGCGCGCGACGTCGAGCGGCACGTACCTGCATCTGCGCGATTATGCCAAGCAGCTTGCCAAGATGCTGCCGAAGCAGTGGGAGCGGCGCGCGGCACGCGTGGAAGAATACACGCGTCATCTCTGGCAGGGCGGTGCGTGGTTCGAGGAGCTTGGCTTCTATTATGTCGGGCCGATCGATGGGCATGACTTCGACCAGCTTTTGCCGGTGCTGAAGAACGTGCGTGATGCGACGCAGGCGCCGATCCTCGCGCACGTCGTTACGAAGAAGGGCAAAGGCTATGCGCCTGCCGAAGCTGCGGACGACAAATATCACGGCGTGAACAAGTTCAACGTCGTGACTGGCGCGCAGGTGAAGCCGAAGCCGAATGCTCCGAGCTACACGAAAGTGTTTGCGGAGAGCCTGATTAAGGAAGCGCGCAAGGACAAGAGCATTGTTGCGATCACGGCAGCGATGCCTTCGGGCACCGGGCTCGATCTCTTCGGCGCAGAATTCCCCGATCGCACGTTCGATGTTGGCATTGCCGAACAGCATGCGGTGACGTTTGCGGCGGGGCTCGCGAGCGAAGGCATGAAGCCGTTCGCGGCGATTTACTCGACCTTCTTGCAGCGGGCTTACGATCAAGTTGTGCACGACGTTGCGATCCAGAAGCTGCCGGTGCGGTTCGCACTCGACCGCGCGGGGCTCGTTGGAGCGGACGGGCCAACGCATGCCGGTGCCTTTGACGTTGCGTACCTCGGTTGTCTGCCGCACTTCGTCATCATGGCCGCGGCGGATGAAGCGGAACTCGTTCACATGGTCGCCACGCAGGCGGCGATTGACGATTGCCCGAGCGCGCTGCGGTATCCGCGCGGCGAGGGGATCGGCGTCGAGATGCCAGACGTTGGCGTTGCGCTTGAGATTGGCAAAGGCCGGATCGTGCGCGAAGGTTCAAAGATTGCGCTCTTGTCGTTCGGTACGCGGCTTGCCGAATGTCTGAAGGCGGCCGATCAGTTGCAGACATTCGGCCTCTCGACGACGGTTGCGGATGCGCGTTTCGCAAAGCCGTTAGACGAGCGGCTCATCCGTGAGCTCGCTCAGAACCATGAAGTGCTGATAACCGTCGAAGAAGGATCGATTGGCGGCTTCGGCAGTCAGGTTCTGCAGTTCCTTTCGGACAATGGTCTGCTGGATCGCGGCCTCAAGGTGCGCTGCAAGGTTCTGCCGGACATCTTCATCGATCACGGTAAGCCCGAGGCCATGTATGACGTGGCCGGGCTCAATGCTTCAGGCATCGTAGCGACGGTTTTCACGGCGCTCGGACGCGCGGACGAAATCGGCGAGCGAGCTTGAGACGCTGAAGCCGCGGCTCTTATCGGGAACAATCATGCGACTGGATCAGACGCTCGTCGCTCGTGGCCTGGTGCCATCGCGAGCGCGCGCGCAGGATTTGATCAAGCGTGGATTTGTGAGCGTTGCCGGACAGGTTTGCGGCAAGCCTGCGCTCGATGTGAATAGCGATCAGGTGATCGAAGTTGCGCGGGATGCACCGGCTTACGTTTCTCGGGGTGCGGAGAAGCTTGCGGCTGCGCTCGATCATTTCGGGTTTGAGGCGTCCGGCAAAGTGGCGCTTGACGTTGGCGCATCGACAGGGGGCTTCACGCAGGTTCTGCTGGAGCGCGGCGCAGCGCGCGTGTTCGCAGTCGATGTTGGGAGCGGGCAATTGCATCCGGATGTAAAGGGCGATCCGCGCGTCACGGCGTTTGAGAATTTCGATGCGCGCAACCTGACAGTTGCCAATCTTGAAACGTCCGTCGATGCCATCGTCGTGGATGTCAGCTTTATCTCGGTGACGAAAGTTCTCGACGCGGTGTTGCCGCTCGCGGCAGAGAACGCGTGGCTGGTGGTATTGGTGAAGCCGCAATTCGAAGTCGGGCGGGAGAACATTGGCAGCGGCGGGATTGTGCGCGATCCAGTCAAGCGCCAGGCGGCACTCGAAGGCGTTCGTTCCTGGATTGCCGATCGACGTGGTTGGTCTATCGCCGGAGAGATGATTTCGCCGATCCTTGGCGGATCAGGAAATGAAGAATTTCTGCTTGGGGCAGTTCGCAGTGACGGCTGATCGAGAGTTGACGATTACGCGCCTCGGAGCGCAAGGCGATGGCATCGCGGACGTCGATGGACGCATGCTTTTCGTGCCGTTTGCTTTGCCGGGAGAGCGTGTTCTTGCAAGCGTATCTGATGATCGGGCGCGGCTGATCGAGGTTATTGAGGCAAGCCCAGACCGGATTGCTCCGGTCTGCCGACATTTCGGCGTTTGCGGCGGCTGTTCCGTCCAGCATCTTGCGCCGAGCCCATATCGCGCGTGGAAGCACGACCTCGTTCAATCTACGTTTCGCCAGCGCGGGCTCGAGATTGAAATTGGCGATGTGGTCGAACCGCGGGGACGGCGCCGCCGCGCGATCTTCAGTGCTGTGCCGTCGAAACATGGTTTGGATATCGGATTTCACGCGGCGGGAACGCACGATCTCGTTCCAATCGACGATTGTGCGGTGCTTGAACCAAAGATCGTGGCTGCGTTGCCGCAGCTTGCAGCGTTGATTGGGCCGCTTGTTTCGAAAGTGGGTGCCCGCATCACCGTGACAGCTACGGAGGGTGGCCTTGATGTTTCCGTCGAGGGGACGGAGCGCCGGTTGACGCCCGATATTCGCAGCAAGCTCGCGCTTGAAGCGAATAAAATGGGTTTGGCGCGGCTTGTCATCGGCGGCGACGATGTTTGCCAGATGCTGCCGCCCGTTCTGAAGTTTGGGACGGCCGAGGTTGTGCTTCCGCCCGGCGCATTCGTTCAAGCGGTTGCCGAAGCGGAACGCGAAATCGCAGCGCGCATTGTTGCCGCGGTCGGCAAGGTGAAGACTGTTGCCGATCTCTTTTCGGGGCTTGGGGCGTTCACGTTTCCGCTGGCGCAGCGCGCGAAGGTTTCGGCGTTCGACGGAGATCGAGCGGCAATCGCTGCGTTGTCTGCCGGCGTTCGGACTGCCAAAGGTCTCAAGCCGATTGCCGCGCGCGTGCGCGATCTGTTTCGCGAACCGTTGTCGCCGCTGGAACTCAACGAACACGATGCGGTGGTGTTCGATCCGCCGCGCGCGGGGGCCGACGCGCAGGCGCAGCGGCTTGCAAGGAGCAAGGTGAAAACGGTGGTCGCTGTGTCGTGCAATCCAGCGACGCTTGCGCGCGACGCGCGGCATCTCGTAGATGGCGGCTACAAAATCGAATCCGTTACGCCGGTCGATCAGTTCATCTATTCAGCGCACGTGGAAGTGGTCGCGATCTTCCGGCGCTAGAGCTGTGTATCTCAGCGCCCCGTTTGGCCGCGATGGCGGAGGAAATGATCGGCGAGCACGATCGCCATCATGGCTTCTCCGACGGGTACAGCGCGGATGCCGACGCAGGGATCGTGACGACCCTTCGTGACGATGTCGGTCTCGTTGCCTTTTGAGTCAATCGACCGGCGCGGTGCCAGGATGGACGACGTCGGTTTAACCGCGAACCTGCAGACAACGGGCTGGCCTGTCGAGATGCCGCCGAGGATGCCGCCCGCATTGTTCGAGAGGAACTTCGGTTTGCCGTCGTCACCGATGCGGATTTCGTCGGCGTTGTCCTCGCCCGAAAGCGCGGCGGCGGACATTCCCGCACCAATTTCGACACCCTTCACGGCGTTGATCGACATCATTGCGCTGGCGATATCCTGATCGAGCTTCGCGTAGAGCGGCGCGCCCCAACCCGGTGGCACGCCTTCCGCGACGACCTCGATGATTGCACCGGCCGATGAGCCCGACTTGCGGACGCCGTCAAGATAGGTGGCCCAAAGCTCGGCGGCTTTCTTGTCGGGAGAGAAGAACGGATTGGCGTTCACTTCGTCCCAATCCCAATTCTTACGGTCGATCTTATGCGGGCCGATCTGTACGAGCGCGCCACGAATTGTAACGCCCGCGAGCACTTTGCGTGCGACGGCTCCAGCGGCAACGCGCGAGGCCGTTTCACGCGCCGAGGAACGGCCGCCGCCGCGGTAATCGCGGATCGCGTATTTCGCGTCGTAGGTGAAGTCGGCGTGGCCCGGCCGGTAGGTGTCTTTGATTTCGCCGTAGTCTTTCGAGCGCTGATCCGTGTTGAGAATTTCGAGCGCGATCGGCGTGCCTGTCGTCACCTGCTGTCCCGAAGAGTCCTGAAAGACTCCTGAGAGGATCTTCACGGCGTCGGCTTCCTGCCGCTGGGTGGTGAAGCGGGATTGCCCTGGCTTTCTCTTGTCGAGGTAGCCTTGGAGGTCTGTTTCGGTGAGTGCGATTCCTGGCGGGCAGCCGTCAACGATCGCGCCAATCGCGGGCCCATGGCTTTCGCCCCAGGTCGTCACGCGAAACAGGTGGCCGAAAGTGTTGTGAGACATCGCTTGCTGCTTGCCAGGTTAGAAGCCGTCGGTCGAGCGGCCAGCAACCTGAGTGTGTTGCCGCCGTGCGTCACTGATGTTCTTAGGAGCGGCCGGGGAGGCGGGCAAGCCCGGAGCGGCTCGAAAGGTGAGTGACAAGTTCCAGCGACGCAGATTTACTCCGCCACAGTTTGCGTTTGTCGACGGCTCCGTCACGCGTCCGGCGAGGTTTTGACGATAACTTTTAGGCTGCATTCGACCTGCAACTCGGCCGAACACGCTTTTACCGCCTGACAGCGGCCCGCGTGGTCTCGAAAGATCGCATGTTCCAGGACTGGTGCGGATGATGCTCTTTTATTGGAGCATCGGGGTTATTGGCTCAAATTTCGACGTCCGGTGACGGGTGAGCCTGAGACCCAAAAGACCGTCCTGCTGGGGGCTTGAGCACCTCTGGCTCGAATGGTCTTTCATTATGCGTCCACTAGGACGCCGAAGAGCCGGAGAGCCGCATCTCCGGCTCTTTTTGTTTGGCGCTGGAGATTTTTGATGGCGCTAGCGACTCTCCTTCGTCGAGCCGGCCGCCAGCGCAGTCGTGGGGTGGGACCTTTACCGACTTCTCTTCGTGGGGTGAGGCGGGCGCGGAGCGCCGTTCGTCATCCTCGGCCGATGAGCGAAGCGAATGAGGGCCGGGGATCCAGCGCAAGACTCGGCAAGGCCGTCGCTCATTTCACAAACGAGCAGATTATTTGCGCCTTCGGCGACTCTTGCGCTGGATCCCCGGTCTTCGACGCGACTGCGCCGCGCTCGACCGAGGATGACGGTAGACTAGAGCCAGCGCAGGTTGTCGCTGCGGAGCTCGAGGATTTGGTCCTGCGGAACCGCGAGGAAGGGGACGGTGGCGCGGTCCAGATCGTAGAGGGCGCCGCGCGCGACGCGACTTACGCCGCCGTGTGAAACGGCAACCGTCGT is drawn from Hyphomicrobium methylovorum and contains these coding sequences:
- a CDS encoding histone deacetylase family protein produces the protein MTTALITHPAFVGHDTGAGHPERPSRMAAIDKAFSEPAFANLQRHSAPLRDDDAIYIAKAHRPEHLDEIRTFAEHLSSTHKFIDGDTVMSAGSWEAARRAVGAALDGVDLVMTGGVQNVFCQVRPPGHHAESNRAMGFCFFNNVAIAAHYARSKYGAERVAVVDFDVHHGNGTQQIFWNDKDLFYGSTHQMPLFPGTGATREAGVGNVFNAPLRAGDGREPFEAAVRERILAPLHDFAPDLLLISAGFDAHRRDPLGGLQLVEEDFRWVTDVLAETARRHAKGRIVSMLEGGYDLDGLAHSAAAHVSALIEAGG
- a CDS encoding exodeoxyribonuclease VII small subunit; translation: MTTAKTSPNAFADIQDMTFERALKELESIVGKLERGDVELEESIAIYERGEALRNHCDRLLKAAEARVEKLTLGPDGAPKGATPLDGDDGAPF
- the dxs gene encoding 1-deoxy-D-xylulose-5-phosphate synthase encodes the protein MSQTPLLDRIKTPHELRELGEADLPKLAEELRAEMIDAVSVTGGHLGAGLGVIELTVALHWVFNTPDDRLIWDVGHQAYPHKILTGRRDRIRTLRQPDGLCGFTKRDESPYDPFGAGHSSTSISAALGMAVARDLNNGTNNVIAVIGDGAMSAGMAYEAMNNAGARNERLIVVLNDNDMSIAPPTGALSAYLARATSSGTYLHLRDYAKQLAKMLPKQWERRAARVEEYTRHLWQGGAWFEELGFYYVGPIDGHDFDQLLPVLKNVRDATQAPILAHVVTKKGKGYAPAEAADDKYHGVNKFNVVTGAQVKPKPNAPSYTKVFAESLIKEARKDKSIVAITAAMPSGTGLDLFGAEFPDRTFDVGIAEQHAVTFAAGLASEGMKPFAAIYSTFLQRAYDQVVHDVAIQKLPVRFALDRAGLVGADGPTHAGAFDVAYLGCLPHFVIMAAADEAELVHMVATQAAIDDCPSALRYPRGEGIGVEMPDVGVALEIGKGRIVREGSKIALLSFGTRLAECLKAADQLQTFGLSTTVADARFAKPLDERLIRELAQNHEVLITVEEGSIGGFGSQVLQFLSDNGLLDRGLKVRCKVLPDIFIDHGKPEAMYDVAGLNASGIVATVFTALGRADEIGERA
- a CDS encoding TlyA family RNA methyltransferase translates to MRLDQTLVARGLVPSRARAQDLIKRGFVSVAGQVCGKPALDVNSDQVIEVARDAPAYVSRGAEKLAAALDHFGFEASGKVALDVGASTGGFTQVLLERGAARVFAVDVGSGQLHPDVKGDPRVTAFENFDARNLTVANLETSVDAIVVDVSFISVTKVLDAVLPLAAENAWLVVLVKPQFEVGRENIGSGGIVRDPVKRQAALEGVRSWIADRRGWSIAGEMISPILGGSGNEEFLLGAVRSDG
- a CDS encoding class I SAM-dependent RNA methyltransferase — translated: MKNFCLGQFAVTADRELTITRLGAQGDGIADVDGRMLFVPFALPGERVLASVSDDRARLIEVIEASPDRIAPVCRHFGVCGGCSVQHLAPSPYRAWKHDLVQSTFRQRGLEIEIGDVVEPRGRRRRAIFSAVPSKHGLDIGFHAAGTHDLVPIDDCAVLEPKIVAALPQLAALIGPLVSKVGARITVTATEGGLDVSVEGTERRLTPDIRSKLALEANKMGLARLVIGGDDVCQMLPPVLKFGTAEVVLPPGAFVQAVAEAEREIAARIVAAVGKVKTVADLFSGLGAFTFPLAQRAKVSAFDGDRAAIAALSAGVRTAKGLKPIAARVRDLFREPLSPLELNEHDAVVFDPPRAGADAQAQRLARSKVKTVVAVSCNPATLARDARHLVDGGYKIESVTPVDQFIYSAHVEVVAIFRR
- the aroC gene encoding chorismate synthase; amino-acid sequence: MSHNTFGHLFRVTTWGESHGPAIGAIVDGCPPGIALTETDLQGYLDKRKPGQSRFTTQRQEADAVKILSGVFQDSSGQQVTTGTPIALEILNTDQRSKDYGEIKDTYRPGHADFTYDAKYAIRDYRGGGRSSARETASRVAAGAVARKVLAGVTIRGALVQIGPHKIDRKNWDWDEVNANPFFSPDKKAAELWATYLDGVRKSGSSAGAIIEVVAEGVPPGWGAPLYAKLDQDIASAMMSINAVKGVEIGAGMSAAALSGEDNADEIRIGDDGKPKFLSNNAGGILGGISTGQPVVCRFAVKPTSSILAPRRSIDSKGNETDIVTKGRHDPCVGIRAVPVGEAMMAIVLADHFLRHRGQTGR